In one window of Longimicrobiales bacterium DNA:
- a CDS encoding antibiotic biosynthesis monooxygenase yields MFVFISHLTVPPDDHEALEKHFRQRSRLVDSFPGFVHLQLLKPKAGPATHTFLTMWEDADSFRRYMKSEEREVSHSREPAAIMARTTVRHEAYEVLMDSRYDADPPSQPADGV; encoded by the coding sequence ATGTTCGTGTTCATCTCCCACCTGACCGTGCCCCCGGACGATCACGAGGCGCTCGAAAAGCACTTCCGCCAGCGATCGCGCCTCGTCGACTCGTTTCCCGGCTTTGTGCACCTTCAGCTTCTGAAGCCGAAAGCCGGGCCCGCAACGCACACGTTCCTGACCATGTGGGAAGATGCGGACTCGTTCAGACGCTACATGAAAAGCGAGGAGCGGGAGGTCTCGCACAGCCGTGAGCCGGCCGCAATCATGGCGCGGACGACCGTGCGGCACGAGGCGTATGAAGTGCTCATGGATTCGCGATACGATGCTGACCCGCCGTCGCAGCCTGCCGACGGAGTCTGA
- a CDS encoding M14 family zinc carboxypeptidase, protein MRKAPLCARAWKPMLMGLVLLGAGAPGLNAQQAVTGLRDPGQQQDAEFARLYSEWTSDPQYGSPLVDHLPLADGIPTTKDVLGYYVGAPKMLTYYEDIIRYYRALAAASPRVQVETIGRSDEGRELVVVWVSSDQNIAGLRENRDNLARIADPRGADEDEIRRLIDTTKPHYHLMGGLHSGELGPPEMLMELAYRLAVETSPFVSQIRDNVIVSITPVADPDGRDRLVDWFYRNLERDSIIATSDERPDTLAMNDTARAEWRTRNRTMGVPYWGRYVYHDNNRDINLSQVSMRAITDWYFTAYPPIMHDLHESLALLYTYSGGPPQNPNLDPLLFGELRFFSDWELAQMTKWGMPGVYTHAFMDGWSPGYLGSVAYNHNGMMRMYETQSGRDVDVDSLRTAREKAAADSAAAADTATAGARGGRNARSASQAGRAGGVPTGRGGSQDREWYRGIPVPEHAVSEFTRRNNANYMQTGVLLGLQLTAMFPSLVLENFHVKTRNSMEKGRTEAPYGFAIPVQRDMTRVTTLLDVLRAQAIEVGRLDSKLVLESDTLPAGSYIIKLDQPYGRLAKNLLEIQEYPDARLRTYDDSGWTMGLAFDADVLQIDDAAILDAPVTPVDVPASHGAVAGSGTAALAVAHLGSNHMIQLRYRLLDMNVSVAEQPFAAEGVEFPAGSFIITGSPQQVEAAKALVDSLGLTGAALSNVPMVATHDADAPRIAIYSQWNGTQELGWYRHAFDQFGIPYDLIYKERVMQGNLEADYDVIVMASQNINRESVLADPADRPQPYRQTERFRFLGMYGETADMTGGFGEAGVRAFEQFLQAGRTLIATHNAVRFPIEFGFGRSFDLESPEGVSAQKPLVLAKISRMEHPVFYGHPDSIFPMKYGQNSQVFRVGVADEANVLARYVGGDDAVLSGLMTGADSIAGRAFVVDVPNAYNGRGRVIMFANNPIYRWQNHGEFGMVFNAIINWNDVPPARPLKPEGVAEDR, encoded by the coding sequence ATGAGGAAGGCACCCCTCTGCGCACGAGCATGGAAGCCCATGCTGATGGGACTCGTACTGCTCGGCGCCGGTGCACCGGGACTGAACGCACAGCAGGCCGTGACCGGGCTCCGCGATCCGGGCCAGCAGCAGGATGCGGAATTCGCGAGGCTGTATTCGGAATGGACGAGTGACCCGCAGTACGGCAGTCCCCTCGTCGATCACCTCCCTCTGGCGGACGGCATACCGACGACGAAGGACGTGCTCGGCTACTACGTCGGTGCGCCGAAGATGCTCACGTACTACGAAGACATCATCCGGTACTACCGCGCGCTCGCGGCGGCATCGCCCCGTGTACAGGTAGAGACTATCGGCCGGTCGGATGAGGGGCGCGAGCTGGTCGTGGTGTGGGTGTCCTCCGATCAGAACATCGCGGGACTCCGTGAGAACCGTGACAACCTCGCACGCATAGCGGATCCGCGCGGAGCCGATGAAGACGAGATTCGCAGACTCATCGACACGACGAAGCCTCATTACCACCTCATGGGCGGCCTCCACAGCGGCGAGCTCGGCCCGCCCGAGATGCTCATGGAGCTCGCGTACCGGCTGGCGGTGGAGACATCGCCGTTCGTCAGTCAGATCCGTGACAACGTCATCGTCTCCATCACACCCGTCGCCGACCCGGACGGGCGTGACCGCCTGGTGGACTGGTTCTACCGCAACCTCGAGCGGGACTCGATCATCGCGACCAGCGATGAGCGGCCGGACACGCTGGCAATGAACGACACGGCGCGGGCGGAGTGGAGGACGCGGAACCGCACGATGGGCGTGCCGTACTGGGGTCGCTACGTCTATCACGACAACAACCGCGACATCAACCTGTCGCAGGTCTCGATGCGCGCGATCACGGACTGGTACTTCACGGCGTATCCGCCGATCATGCACGACCTGCACGAATCGCTCGCGCTGCTCTACACGTACAGCGGCGGCCCGCCGCAGAATCCCAACCTCGATCCGCTCCTGTTCGGCGAGCTGCGCTTCTTCTCCGACTGGGAGCTTGCGCAGATGACGAAGTGGGGCATGCCGGGCGTATACACCCACGCGTTCATGGATGGCTGGTCGCCCGGCTACCTCGGATCGGTGGCGTACAACCACAACGGCATGATGCGGATGTACGAGACGCAGTCGGGGCGCGACGTCGACGTGGACTCGCTGCGCACGGCGCGCGAGAAGGCAGCGGCCGATTCGGCGGCCGCGGCTGACACGGCGACGGCTGGCGCGCGCGGGGGTCGGAACGCACGGAGCGCTTCGCAGGCCGGCCGCGCGGGCGGCGTGCCGACCGGACGTGGCGGGAGTCAGGATCGCGAGTGGTATCGCGGCATCCCCGTGCCCGAGCACGCAGTGTCGGAGTTCACACGACGTAACAACGCCAACTACATGCAGACGGGTGTGCTGCTCGGGCTGCAGCTCACGGCGATGTTCCCGAGCCTGGTGCTCGAGAACTTCCATGTGAAGACGCGCAACTCGATGGAGAAGGGACGGACGGAGGCGCCGTACGGATTTGCGATTCCGGTGCAGCGGGACATGACGCGCGTGACCACGCTGCTCGACGTCCTGCGTGCGCAGGCCATCGAGGTCGGCAGGCTCGATTCGAAGCTCGTCCTCGAGTCCGACACGCTGCCCGCGGGTTCCTACATCATCAAGCTCGACCAGCCGTATGGCCGTCTCGCCAAGAATCTCCTCGAGATCCAGGAGTATCCGGACGCGCGCCTGCGCACGTACGATGACAGCGGCTGGACGATGGGGCTGGCGTTCGACGCCGACGTCCTCCAGATCGACGACGCGGCCATACTCGATGCACCCGTGACACCGGTCGACGTGCCTGCGTCACACGGCGCAGTGGCCGGCAGCGGTACGGCCGCCCTCGCCGTGGCACATCTCGGCTCCAATCACATGATCCAGCTGCGGTATCGGCTGCTGGACATGAATGTCAGCGTGGCCGAGCAGCCGTTCGCGGCGGAAGGCGTCGAGTTCCCGGCCGGCTCGTTCATCATCACCGGCTCGCCGCAGCAGGTGGAGGCGGCGAAGGCGCTCGTCGACTCGCTCGGTCTGACCGGGGCTGCACTGTCGAACGTGCCCATGGTCGCCACGCACGATGCCGATGCGCCGCGCATCGCGATCTATTCGCAGTGGAACGGCACACAGGAGCTCGGCTGGTATCGTCACGCGTTCGATCAGTTCGGCATACCGTATGACCTGATCTACAAGGAGCGGGTCATGCAGGGGAACCTCGAGGCGGACTACGATGTCATCGTCATGGCGTCGCAGAACATCAATCGCGAGAGCGTGCTGGCCGATCCGGCCGATCGGCCGCAGCCGTACAGACAGACGGAGCGGTTCCGCTTCCTCGGCATGTATGGCGAGACGGCTGACATGACGGGTGGCTTCGGCGAGGCGGGCGTCCGTGCGTTCGAGCAGTTCCTGCAGGCCGGCCGGACGCTGATCGCGACGCACAATGCGGTGCGCTTCCCGATCGAGTTCGGGTTCGGCCGGTCGTTCGACCTGGAGTCGCCGGAAGGTGTGAGCGCGCAGAAGCCGCTCGTGCTGGCGAAGATCTCGAGGATGGAGCACCCGGTCTTCTACGGGCATCCGGATTCGATCTTCCCGATGAAGTACGGCCAGAACTCACAGGTCTTCCGTGTCGGTGTTGCGGACGAGGCGAACGTCCTCGCCCGTTACGTCGGCGGCGATGATGCGGTCCTGAGCGGACTGATGACGGGCGCCGACAGCATCGCCGGACGCGCGTTCGTGGTCGATGTACCGAATGCGTACAACGGGCGGGGGCGCGTGATCATGTTCGCCAACAATCCCATCTACCGCTGGCAGAATCACGGTGAGTTCGGCATGGTGTTCAACGCGATCATCAACTGGAACGACGTGCCGCCGGCGCGGCCTCTCAAGCCGGAGGGTGTGGCCGAAGACCGTTGA
- a CDS encoding DUF1059 domain-containing protein, protein MAQKQVSCDCGKTIRESSDDQLVATVQQHAKEVHNMDLSRDQVLSMAEPAGS, encoded by the coding sequence ATGGCACAGAAACAGGTTTCATGCGACTGCGGCAAGACTATCCGCGAGTCCTCGGACGACCAGCTCGTCGCAACGGTCCAGCAGCACGCGAAGGAAGTCCACAACATGGATCTGTCGCGCGATCAGGTACTGTCGATGGCGGAGCCGGCAGGCAGCTGA
- a CDS encoding cobalamin-dependent protein (Presence of a B(12) (cobalamin)-binding domain implies dependence on cobalamin itself, in one of its several forms, or in some unusual lineages, dependence on a cobalamin-like analog.) — MTDGRALAGAILARRDDIAARVTEEFLQNHPDWLTRYGDAARTRGVEDARFHIDFLAGAVQSGGEAAFRNYATWTARVLGSRGIDPDFLIENLAGIGAEFASSFDGDDTASIDRLIAAACQAVRERDAEASPAPAGMDTDLRLYLDAILGGHRTAALNVALELLRDGLSVPDVYTELLQAAQYEVGRLWEENRISVSTEHMATAITQYVVAQLYSRMEIPDSTRGNAIVTGVEGELHQLGANMVADVLEADGWNVRFLGTQLPHRDVLQAIDAHEPALVGISTTMLFNMPNVARLVEDVRRHAPGELQIIVGGGAFRPRADMWRDIGANGFARDLRDTVTLVRGLYTSPRE, encoded by the coding sequence ATGACCGACGGGCGCGCGCTGGCCGGAGCAATACTCGCCCGGCGCGACGATATCGCGGCGCGAGTGACGGAGGAGTTCCTCCAGAACCATCCCGACTGGCTGACGCGCTACGGCGATGCCGCCCGGACGCGTGGCGTGGAGGACGCACGGTTCCACATCGACTTTCTTGCGGGCGCCGTGCAGAGCGGCGGCGAAGCCGCCTTCCGCAACTACGCGACGTGGACGGCACGGGTCCTCGGCTCCAGAGGGATCGACCCGGACTTCCTGATCGAGAATCTGGCGGGGATTGGCGCAGAGTTCGCCTCATCGTTCGATGGCGACGACACTGCATCCATTGACCGGCTCATCGCTGCCGCCTGCCAGGCGGTCAGGGAGCGTGATGCCGAAGCATCACCCGCCCCTGCCGGCATGGACACCGACCTCAGGCTCTACCTGGATGCCATACTCGGCGGTCATCGCACTGCCGCCTTGAACGTCGCTCTCGAGCTGCTGCGCGACGGACTGTCCGTGCCCGACGTGTATACGGAGCTGCTTCAGGCCGCACAGTACGAGGTGGGGCGACTGTGGGAGGAGAATCGGATATCGGTCTCGACCGAACACATGGCGACGGCCATCACGCAGTACGTCGTCGCGCAACTCTATTCGCGCATGGAAATCCCCGACTCCACGCGCGGCAATGCGATCGTTACCGGCGTCGAGGGTGAGCTGCATCAGCTGGGCGCGAACATGGTTGCGGACGTGCTCGAGGCGGACGGCTGGAACGTCCGGTTTCTCGGTACCCAGCTACCGCACCGCGATGTCCTCCAGGCGATCGATGCCCACGAACCGGCGCTGGTCGGCATTTCCACCACCATGCTCTTCAACATGCCGAACGTGGCGCGACTGGTTGAGGATGTACGCAGGCACGCGCCGGGCGAGCTGCAGATCATTGTGGGTGGGGGTGCCTTCCGCCCGCGTGCCGACATGTGGCGTGATATCGGCGCGAACGGCTTCGCCCGCGACCTCAGAGACACGGTAACACTGGTACGTGGACTGTACACTTCCCCCCGGGAATGA
- a CDS encoding acyl-ACP desaturase has product MESDTLAKVEVLADLEDIVHELMQVHEAKRVLWFPSELLAPPPDTDPDDHLKELRARAQGISFPMRVALALNLLTEEGLPHFHRLLAVYLGNDSFWSKWTNMWTAEEDRHGAILHDYSRDSRVLNNPVLERMQFEYLRAGFDPVWDRDPYRVFVYTTLQERATQVSHANTGKLASEYEPTIGMVLSNVAKEEARHYAFYREIFRHVLARDPNRALESAAAIMPAIDMPGVLMPGFREMADVVRRAEIYGPRDYLKIVQEQIRFWRIELLEDLNEAGEKARDRILGIPARLERIADAMQSRSRAKTFSFDVAFAHEFTME; this is encoded by the coding sequence ATGGAATCCGATACACTCGCCAAGGTCGAGGTCCTGGCGGACCTCGAAGACATCGTGCACGAGCTCATGCAGGTGCATGAGGCGAAACGCGTCCTGTGGTTCCCCAGCGAGCTGCTCGCGCCTCCGCCCGACACCGATCCGGATGACCACCTGAAGGAGCTACGCGCCCGCGCGCAGGGGATCAGCTTCCCCATGCGCGTCGCCCTTGCGCTCAACCTGCTGACGGAGGAGGGGCTACCGCATTTCCATCGCCTGCTCGCGGTCTATCTCGGCAACGACAGTTTCTGGTCGAAGTGGACGAACATGTGGACGGCCGAGGAAGATCGGCATGGCGCGATCCTGCACGACTACAGCCGTGACAGCAGAGTGCTGAACAATCCCGTGCTGGAGCGCATGCAGTTCGAGTATCTCCGTGCGGGCTTCGATCCTGTATGGGACCGGGACCCGTACCGCGTGTTCGTGTATACGACGCTCCAGGAGCGTGCGACGCAGGTGAGCCACGCAAACACGGGGAAGCTGGCGAGCGAGTACGAGCCGACCATCGGCATGGTGCTGTCGAACGTTGCGAAGGAAGAAGCGCGGCACTATGCCTTCTACCGCGAGATCTTCAGGCACGTCCTGGCGCGCGACCCGAATCGCGCACTGGAGTCCGCGGCCGCGATCATGCCGGCGATCGACATGCCGGGTGTCCTCATGCCGGGCTTCAGGGAAATGGCCGATGTCGTGCGGCGCGCGGAGATCTACGGTCCGCGCGACTACCTGAAGATCGTACAGGAGCAGATCCGGTTCTGGCGCATCGAACTGCTGGAAGACCTGAACGAAGCAGGTGAGAAGGCGCGTGACAGGATCCTCGGGATTCCCGCGCGGCTGGAGCGCATCGCAGATGCCATGCAGTCGCGGAGCCGCGCGAAGACATTCTCATTCGATGTCGCGTTCGCGCACGAGTTCACAATGGAGTGA
- a CDS encoding globin: MNEDGVFAAIGEDGFERLVAAFYRQVPDDDVLGPMYPPDDLAGAEQRLRDFLIGRFGGPQRYIEQRGHPRLRARHVPFPIDRRASERWLELMDRALEETAFPADVDAILREFFDAVAEMMINRH; encoded by the coding sequence ATGAACGAGGACGGGGTATTCGCGGCCATCGGAGAGGACGGGTTCGAGCGGCTGGTGGCGGCATTCTACCGGCAGGTTCCGGACGACGACGTGCTCGGCCCCATGTATCCGCCGGATGACCTGGCGGGTGCCGAACAGCGACTCCGCGACTTCCTGATCGGTCGTTTCGGCGGTCCGCAGCGATACATCGAGCAGCGCGGACATCCACGGCTGCGCGCGCGGCACGTGCCATTCCCGATCGATCGCCGCGCGAGCGAGCGCTGGCTGGAGCTGATGGATCGCGCGCTCGAGGAGACGGCATTCCCCGCGGATGTCGATGCCATTCTGCGAGAGTTCTTCGACGCGGTGGCGGAGATGATGATCAACCGGCATTAG
- a CDS encoding ATP-binding protein, with protein sequence MSNPFARLFPGLTGRKGVIESVVARRTFRDVILPPNTLRMLQEALTQVHSYNLIFHEWGLGERHPTGTALAFNFAGPSGTGKTICAEAIAHQLNKRLLLVRYAELESMWFGETPKNVAAIFRMAQEEDAVLFFDEADAIAARRSTDVSHGMQRESNTTINVLLQELERFDGVVIFATNLAANFDPAFERRIRTHVLFELPAVEEREQIWRVQLHQRTPLADDVDFRALAERYAVSGGDIRNAVLKAALAAAAEQGPDDAKRIHQRHFIGAMEDVVHAKAVMKQSVIEAPERPYEAALTETRQMLEQMRIAGTLTAAAAGAALLLAVAALVIALW encoded by the coding sequence ATGTCGAATCCATTTGCGAGGCTGTTCCCCGGCCTGACCGGCCGCAAGGGCGTCATCGAGTCGGTCGTTGCACGTCGCACATTCCGGGATGTGATCCTGCCGCCGAACACGCTGCGCATGCTCCAGGAAGCGCTCACGCAGGTGCACAGCTACAACCTCATATTTCACGAATGGGGACTGGGCGAGAGGCATCCGACCGGGACCGCGCTCGCGTTCAACTTTGCCGGGCCGTCCGGTACGGGGAAGACGATCTGCGCGGAAGCCATAGCGCATCAGTTGAACAAGCGCCTTCTGCTCGTACGCTACGCGGAGCTGGAGTCGATGTGGTTCGGTGAGACACCCAAGAACGTGGCTGCGATCTTCCGCATGGCGCAGGAAGAGGATGCGGTCCTGTTCTTCGACGAGGCGGATGCCATCGCGGCGCGCCGCTCGACGGACGTCTCACACGGCATGCAGCGCGAGTCGAACACCACGATCAACGTCCTGCTCCAGGAGCTGGAGCGTTTCGATGGCGTGGTGATCTTTGCCACGAATCTGGCCGCGAACTTCGATCCCGCCTTTGAAAGACGCATCCGCACACACGTGCTGTTCGAGCTGCCTGCGGTCGAGGAGCGTGAGCAGATCTGGCGAGTCCAGCTGCATCAGCGCACGCCGCTCGCCGACGACGTCGATTTTCGCGCACTGGCTGAGCGATATGCGGTGAGTGGCGGTGACATCCGCAATGCGGTGTTGAAGGCAGCGCTCGCCGCGGCCGCCGAGCAGGGCCCGGACGACGCGAAGCGCATTCATCAGCGGCATTTCATCGGTGCCATGGAGGATGTGGTCCACGCAAAGGCAGTGATGAAGCAGTCCGTGATCGAGGCGCCGGAACGCCCGTACGAGGCCGCGCTCACGGAAACGCGACAGATGCTCGAACAGATGCGCATTGCCGGTACCCTCACCGCCGCGGCCGCCGGTGCGGCGCTGCTGCTGGCCGTGGCGGCGCTGGTCATCGCGCTCTGGTAG
- a CDS encoding BTAD domain-containing putative transcriptional regulator, whose protein sequence is MLRIHLSGRLTIDAESIRLGPNDFPGQQARVAFAVLVGERSDPVARVALADALWPERVPPAWDTALSSIVSRLRSLLGRVGLDGAAALSTRDGCHELNLPGGTWVDHEVAADSIHEAEAALRAGDPARAYGPSAVAHHIARRPFLAGEQGRWVEQRREKLASILVRALECRVHVYLWNGEHSLAVEAARDAVALEPFRETAYQLLMRAHAAAGNTAEALRTYERCRTLIAEELGVNPSPQTKAVHAELLQQL, encoded by the coding sequence ATGCTGCGAATCCATCTGTCCGGACGCCTGACGATCGATGCGGAAAGCATCCGCCTCGGCCCGAACGACTTCCCCGGCCAGCAGGCCCGCGTAGCGTTTGCCGTGCTGGTCGGTGAGCGCAGCGACCCCGTGGCGCGCGTCGCGCTGGCGGATGCGCTCTGGCCGGAGCGGGTGCCGCCGGCCTGGGACACCGCCCTCAGCTCCATCGTAAGCAGACTGCGCTCGCTCCTCGGCCGGGTCGGCCTCGACGGGGCCGCGGCGCTCTCCACCCGCGACGGCTGTCACGAGCTGAACCTGCCAGGCGGTACATGGGTGGATCACGAGGTTGCCGCCGACAGCATCCACGAAGCCGAGGCTGCGCTGCGGGCGGGGGATCCAGCTCGCGCATACGGCCCGTCGGCAGTCGCTCACCATATCGCGCGCCGGCCGTTCCTGGCGGGGGAGCAGGGCCGCTGGGTGGAGCAGCGGCGTGAGAAGCTCGCCAGCATTCTCGTACGCGCACTCGAGTGCCGCGTCCACGTGTACCTGTGGAACGGCGAGCATTCCCTGGCCGTGGAGGCCGCCCGCGACGCCGTGGCGCTCGAGCCGTTCCGGGAGACGGCCTATCAGCTTCTCATGCGCGCGCACGCCGCCGCCGGCAACACGGCCGAAGCCCTGCGGACCTATGAACGCTGCCGCACGCTCATCGCCGAGGAGCTGGGAGTGAATCCGTCACCCCAGACGAAGGCAGTGCACGCTGAGCTTCTTCAGCAACTGTAG
- a CDS encoding aldo/keto reductase: MRYRRFGRTGWKVGDIGYGMWGMGSWTGSDDEQSLAALQLAVDLGCNFFDTAWAYGAGHSERLLGELVRANPGTRLYTATKVPPLNRAWPARSEYALGDVFPADHIREFAERSLANLGTQALDLLQFHVWDDSWAGEDAWQRAVDDLRREGLVHAIGISINRWEPANSLETIRTGLVDAVQVIYNIFDQAPEDELFPLCRELDIAVIARVPFDEGSLTGTLTKDTRWPEGDWRNTYFVRENLEPTVDRVDALRVELPHDMSMPALALRFILSNPDVSVAIPGMRRPAHVRANIAASDAGALPDEVLERLRAHRWDRTPTSWSS; encoded by the coding sequence ATGAGGTACCGCAGATTCGGCCGCACCGGCTGGAAGGTCGGTGACATCGGATACGGCATGTGGGGCATGGGCTCCTGGACCGGATCCGACGACGAGCAGTCGCTCGCGGCTCTGCAGCTGGCGGTGGATCTGGGCTGCAACTTCTTCGACACCGCGTGGGCGTACGGCGCCGGACACAGTGAGCGGCTACTCGGCGAGCTCGTGCGCGCGAATCCCGGTACACGTCTCTACACGGCCACCAAGGTGCCGCCGCTGAACCGCGCATGGCCGGCGCGGTCGGAGTACGCGCTCGGCGATGTGTTCCCGGCCGATCACATCCGCGAGTTTGCGGAGCGGAGCCTGGCGAACCTGGGCACACAGGCGCTCGACCTGCTGCAATTCCACGTATGGGATGATTCCTGGGCGGGCGAGGATGCATGGCAGCGCGCGGTGGACGACCTGCGCCGGGAGGGGCTGGTGCATGCCATCGGCATCAGCATCAATCGCTGGGAGCCGGCGAACTCGCTCGAGACCATCCGGACCGGCCTCGTCGATGCCGTGCAGGTCATCTACAACATCTTCGATCAGGCTCCGGAGGACGAGCTGTTCCCGCTGTGCCGTGAGCTGGACATCGCCGTCATTGCGCGGGTGCCGTTCGATGAGGGCTCGCTCACGGGTACACTCACGAAGGATACCCGCTGGCCGGAGGGAGACTGGCGCAACACCTACTTCGTGCGGGAGAATCTCGAGCCCACCGTGGATCGGGTGGATGCGCTGCGCGTCGAGCTGCCGCATGACATGTCCATGCCCGCGCTGGCGCTGCGTTTCATCCTGTCGAACCCCGACGTCTCGGTGGCGATCCCCGGGATGCGCCGGCCAGCACACGTGCGCGCCAACATCGCGGCGAGCGATGCCGGCGCGCTGCCGGACGAGGTGCTGGAACGACTGCGTGCGCACCGCTGGGACCGCACACCGACGTCGTGGTCGAGCTGA
- the infC gene encoding translation initiation factor IF-3 codes for MYDIQRCRASGVLHRFQSFHREGIIAGNNNTRVNEMIRISPVRLIADTGEQRGIVSIEQAREAAAEAGLDLVEVAARSRPPVVRIMDWGRYQYEQQKRAKEAKKKQHTVSVKEVKLRPRTDDHDLDFKLRNARRFLEKGSNVKITVRFRGPELRRPDLGHELLDTVQEDLSEYARVEARSRHLEGRQLTMMLAPER; via the coding sequence GTGTATGACATACAGCGGTGCCGTGCGTCGGGCGTTCTGCACCGGTTCCAATCATTCCACAGGGAGGGAATCATAGCAGGGAACAACAACACACGCGTCAACGAAATGATCCGCATCAGTCCCGTCCGCCTCATCGCCGACACCGGCGAGCAACGAGGCATCGTCTCCATCGAACAAGCCAGAGAAGCTGCAGCCGAAGCCGGCCTCGATCTCGTCGAGGTGGCCGCACGCTCGCGTCCGCCCGTAGTCCGCATCATGGACTGGGGCCGCTACCAGTACGAGCAGCAGAAGCGTGCAAAGGAAGCGAAAAAGAAGCAGCACACGGTGAGTGTGAAGGAAGTGAAGCTGCGACCGCGCACGGACGACCATGACCTCGACTTCAAGCTGCGCAACGCGCGCCGGTTCCTGGAGAAGGGGAGCAACGTCAAGATCACGGTCCGGTTCCGCGGCCCCGAGCTGCGCCGTCCCGATCTGGGGCATGAGCTGCTCGACACGGTGCAGGAGGACCTGTCGGAGTATGCCCGGGTGGAGGCCCGCTCGCGCCATCTGGAGGGCCGCCAGCTCACCATGATGCTCGCACCTGAGCGCTGA
- a CDS encoding type 1 glutamine amidotransferase domain-containing protein: MAKDIAGKRVAVLVDNGFEQAELEQPMEALRKAGAEAVIVSPQKQKVKGWQHTDWGDEFDVDVNLEDADADTFDALVLPGGQMNPDNLRVNDRAVAFARAFFDAGKPVAAICHGPWLLIEADVVRGRRMTSWPSLRTDLRNAGAEWQDRAVVVDSGLVTSRKPDDLPQFNSKMIEEIAEGVHAGQSA; the protein is encoded by the coding sequence ATGGCGAAGGACATCGCGGGGAAGAGGGTGGCGGTGCTGGTCGACAACGGGTTCGAGCAGGCCGAGCTGGAGCAGCCGATGGAAGCGCTGCGGAAAGCCGGCGCCGAGGCCGTGATCGTGTCGCCACAGAAACAGAAGGTGAAGGGCTGGCAGCACACCGACTGGGGCGACGAGTTCGATGTCGATGTGAACCTGGAGGATGCGGACGCGGATACATTCGACGCCCTCGTTCTGCCCGGTGGCCAGATGAATCCGGACAACCTGCGTGTGAACGATCGCGCCGTTGCCTTTGCACGTGCCTTCTTCGACGCCGGCAAGCCCGTGGCCGCGATCTGCCATGGTCCGTGGCTGCTGATCGAAGCCGACGTCGTGCGCGGCCGCCGGATGACATCGTGGCCGTCGCTCAGGACCGACCTGCGGAACGCGGGTGCGGAGTGGCAGGACCGGGCCGTCGTGGTCGATTCCGGACTGGTCACCAGTCGCAAGCCGGACGACCTGCCGCAGTTCAACAGCAAGATGATCGAGGAGATCGCGGAAGGGGTTCACGCCGGGCAGTCGGCCTGA
- a CDS encoding PAS domain-containing protein: protein MKTTDDVPIRDPDGDLLRALIELSTIQYLEVAPAGGILRTNDSFARHVGIAAADLEGRSVADFLTESDGPQVLDWASGGALPSDATCLLNVVTSAHNPRTLRCVLQRRSDRLIILGEAESGEAHDATARLLLVNNEFATLTRELARKSRALENANEQLVRTLKDLETSYWHLQKIQEVLPVCMSCGQVKSGGSRWEPVIDYLRTNDIFVSHGYCPPCHERLVNELEEEDSI from the coding sequence TTGAAGACAACAGATGACGTCCCGATCCGGGATCCCGACGGGGACCTGCTGCGCGCACTCATCGAGCTTTCGACGATTCAGTATCTCGAGGTCGCGCCTGCGGGCGGGATCCTGCGCACGAACGATTCCTTCGCCCGGCATGTCGGCATCGCTGCAGCGGACCTGGAGGGTCGCAGTGTGGCCGACTTCCTCACTGAATCCGATGGTCCGCAGGTGCTGGACTGGGCGAGCGGCGGCGCCCTGCCGTCGGATGCCACGTGCCTGCTCAATGTCGTCACGTCTGCACACAATCCCCGCACACTGCGTTGTGTGCTGCAGCGACGCAGTGACCGGTTGATCATTCTGGGCGAGGCGGAGAGTGGTGAAGCGCACGATGCCACTGCCCGGCTGCTTCTGGTCAACAACGAGTTCGCGACGTTGACGCGCGAGCTGGCGCGCAAGAGCCGCGCACTCGAGAACGCCAACGAGCAGCTCGTCCGCACGCTGAAGGACCTCGAAACGTCATACTGGCATCTGCAGAAGATCCAGGAGGTGTTGCCGGTCTGCATGTCCTGCGGCCAGGTGAAGAGCGGTGGCTCCCGCTGGGAGCCGGTCATCGATTATCTCAGGACGAACGATATCTTCGTGAGCCACGGGTACTGTCCACCCTGCCATGAGCGGCTCGTCAACGAGCTGGAGGAAGAGGACAGCATATGA